A part of Arachis hypogaea cultivar Tifrunner chromosome 12, arahy.Tifrunner.gnm2.J5K5, whole genome shotgun sequence genomic DNA contains:
- the LOC112730211 gene encoding putative disease resistance protein RGA3 isoform X2, whose protein sequence is MAAKLEGGAFLSSFVNVVLNKLSSILEDNSIPERELFRRLQKSLLAVRPVLDDADHKQFKDQEVNKWLVNLQDALYMADDLVDELNTKSAIATQRDPGNSSWPRCVVDWYLEDIDMEHIVSRLESIVELRVHLHLEEIPMEDMSWRAESTSLAEGDVYGRDTEKEEIIEMLLDGTGNLSVISIEGMGGVGKTTLAQLIYNDEKVVEKFDIRVWVCVATKFDPVNVTKAIIEEITSSSCRMVSLNSLQTELKKKLMGNTFLVVLDDVWNNQQTLWDSFVKLFLCGNKGSKILLTTRNENVDSVVSTTNLHYKLDILSIEDCWSMFLKHSSLSTKCSQYRTLESIGRKIVKKCKGLPLAVKTLGGLLRNKYKEDWNMILESEIWELSEDDSKIVPALRVSYHYLPSDLKQ, encoded by the coding sequence ATGGCTGCAAAACTTGAGGGGGGAGCTTTTCTCTCTTCCTTTGTTAATGTTGTCTTAAATAAGTTGTCTTCAATACTTGAAGATAACTCAATCCCGGAAAGAGAGTTGTTTCGAAGGTTGCAGAAAAGTCTCCTTGCTGTTCGACCCGTGCTTGATGATGCTGATCACAAACAGTTCAAAGACCAAGAAGTTAATAAGTGGCTTGTTAATCTCCAAGATGCTCTTTATATGGCTGATGATTTGGTGGACGAACTCAACACAAAATCTGCCATTGCTACTCAAAGGGATCCAGGTAACTCTTCCTGGCCTCGTTGTGTTGTTGATTGGTATTTGGAAGATATTGACATGGAACACATAGTTTCTAGACTAGAGTCTATTGTAGAACTGAGAGTTCATCTTCATTTAGAAGAGATTCCTATGGAGGACATGTCATGGAGAGCTGAATCCACATCTCTGGCTGAGGGTGATGTATATGGCAGGGACACAGAGAAGGAGGAGATAATAGAGATGTTGCTAGATGGTACTGGTAACTTGTCTGTGATCTCTATAGAAGGTATGGGTGGAGTTGGAAAAACCACTTTGGCTCAGTTGATTTACAATGATGAAAAAGTGGTTGAGAAATTTGATATTAGAGTATGGGTGTGTGTTGCTACAAAGTTTGATCCTGTTAATGTTACAAAGGCTATAATAGAGGAAATAACTTCTTCTTCTTGTCGCATGGTTAGTTTGAATTCACTTCAAACtgaattgaagaaaaagttgatggGAAATACATTCTTGGTTGTTTTAGATGATGTTTGGAACAATCAACAAACTTTGTGGGATAGTTTTGTAAAGCTTTTTCTGTGTGGGAATAAAGGAAGTAAAATTCTTTTAACAACCCGTAATGAAAATGTTGATTCTGTGGTGTCAACTACCAATTTACATTACAAACTAGATATATTGTCTATAGAAGATTGTTGGTCAATGTTTCTGAAACATTCATCTCTTTCTACTAAATGTAGTCAATATAGAACTCTAGAATCAATTGGTAGAAAAATTGTCAAAAAGTGCAAGGGTTTACCTTTGGCTGTGAAAACTCTTGGAGGTTTATTACGCAATAAGTATAAAGAGGATTGGAATATGATATTGGAAAGTGAAATTTGGGAACTTTCGGAAGATGATAGTAAGATTGTTCCAGCATTAAGAGTTAGTTATCATTACCTTCCTTCAGATTTAAAGCAGTGA